A part of Alkalidesulfovibrio alkalitolerans DSM 16529 genomic DNA contains:
- a CDS encoding MraY family glycosyltransferase: MSWSLAAGLFVLALMCGLAATRLVLGYASRCLLDIPCGRSSHTAPTPRGGGLGFLLSFAAVALVLRGLAPEAARPDPLPLLLAAAPLAFAGWLDDKRGLSRRARSLVQFACATALVAWLGAPQMLTQIMPHAAAFVLCVVAAVAVINFTNFMDGMDGFVAGVSVVILLFAGAAFAAPLWWALAGAVAGFLFFNWHPARIFMGDVGSTALGLFLCAAFLAPAAGPDFSWPMMAVGLPLFGDALYTLARRALRRENVLNAHHSHVYQRLMRSGLGHDAVALRYVGLSAACGLLGLAGATGALAALLACLAGLVAAELRCARADVPFTKS, encoded by the coding sequence ATGAGCTGGTCCCTGGCCGCCGGGCTCTTCGTCCTGGCCCTGATGTGCGGGCTTGCGGCCACGCGGCTGGTGCTCGGCTACGCCTCGCGCTGCCTGCTCGACATCCCTTGCGGCCGCAGCTCGCACACCGCGCCCACGCCGCGCGGCGGCGGCCTTGGCTTCCTTTTGTCTTTCGCGGCCGTGGCGCTCGTCCTGCGCGGCCTTGCGCCCGAGGCCGCCCGTCCCGACCCCCTGCCCCTGCTGCTCGCGGCCGCGCCGTTGGCCTTCGCGGGCTGGCTGGACGACAAGCGCGGCTTGTCGCGCCGCGCGCGCTCGCTGGTGCAGTTCGCCTGCGCCACGGCGCTCGTGGCCTGGCTCGGCGCGCCCCAGATGCTCACGCAGATCATGCCGCACGCGGCGGCCTTCGTCCTGTGCGTGGTCGCGGCCGTGGCCGTAATCAACTTCACCAACTTCATGGACGGCATGGACGGCTTCGTGGCCGGGGTGTCCGTGGTCATCCTGCTCTTCGCGGGCGCGGCCTTCGCGGCCCCGCTGTGGTGGGCCCTGGCCGGGGCGGTGGCGGGTTTCCTGTTCTTCAACTGGCATCCGGCGCGCATCTTCATGGGCGACGTGGGCAGCACCGCGCTCGGACTTTTCCTGTGCGCGGCCTTCCTGGCTCCGGCCGCCGGGCCGGACTTCTCCTGGCCCATGATGGCCGTGGGCCTGCCGCTTTTCGGCGACGCCCTCTACACCCTGGCGCGCCGCGCCCTGCGCCGTGAAAACGTCCTCAATGCCCACCACAGTCACGTCTATCAGCGGCTGATGCGCTCAGGCCTCGGCCACGACGCCGTGGCCCTGCGCTACGTGGGATTGAGCGCCGCATGCGGCCTGCTCGGCCTGGCCGGGGCGACCGGCGCGCTCGCCGCGCTCTTGGCCTGCCTCGCGGGCCTCGTCGCGGCCGAGCTGCGCTGCGCGCGGGCCGACGTGCCCTTCACCAAGTCTTGA